Genomic DNA from Streptomyces sp. GS7:
GTTCTCCACGGACGGCGCCGTGGCCTGATGTGAGGTGGTTTCGCTCTGCACGAGCCGCACTCTCACGCCCGTGGTACGGGGCGGTCAACAACGGGATCCGGCCGTCTCGTCCAGTGAGACCCGGTAGTTGACGGACGCTCGGGGTCCGGGCGGCTCAGGACTGGCCGGTCAGCCCCGCCCGCAGCCGGTCCAGGATCCGGGCGAGGAGCCGGGAGACGTGCATCTGCGACACGCCCAGTTCCGTGCCGATCTCGGACTGCGTCTTCTCGTGGACGAAGCGGAGGGTGAGGATCCGGCGGTCCCGCCGGTCCAACTGCCGCACCAGGGGGGACAGTGCGTGGATGTCCTCGGCGAGCCGGAGCCGCGGGTCCTCCTCGCCGAGGGCGTCGGCGAGCGGGCGGGCCGACTCGACCTCCGCCGGGTCGGCGGGCTGGTCCAGCGACCCGGCGGTGTAGCCGTTGCCGGCGATCAGCCCGTCGATCACCTGCTCCTCGCTCAGCCCGAGGTGCCCGGCCAGCTCGGCGACGGTGGGCTCGCGGTCCAGGCGGGCGAAGAGCCGCTCCTTGGCCTGGGCGATCTCGATCCGCAACTCCTGGAGCCGCCGCGGCACATGGACGGCCCAGGTGGCGTCCCGGAAGAACCGCTTGATCTCGCCGACGATGTACGGCATCGCGTAGGTCGTGAACTCGACCTCGCGGGACACGTCGAAGCGGTCGATGGCCTTGATCAGCCCGATG
This window encodes:
- a CDS encoding SigB/SigF/SigG family RNA polymerase sigma factor → MTAAVTTIGTRHGQGPDHRLPGSGTDGLPYVADASALAPKDAKALSRPFFERLAALEEGTHAYQYVRNTLVEMNLSLVRYSAARFRNRGGDPGEMEDIVQVGTIGLIKAIDRFDVSREVEFTTYAMPYIVGEIKRFFRDATWAVHVPRRLQELRIEIAQAKERLFARLDREPTVAELAGHLGLSEEQVIDGLIAGNGYTAGSLDQPADPAEVESARPLADALGEEDPRLRLAEDIHALSPLVRQLDRRDRRILTLRFVHEKTQSEIGTELGVSQMHVSRLLARILDRLRAGLTGQS